In the genome of Streptomyces sp. SLBN-118, the window GTGCCTTGTCCAGCGCGGTCGTGTCGGGGACGACATGCCCGACGAGGCCGATGTCCCTGGCCTCGGCAGCGCTGTAGGGGCGGCCGGTGAGCAGCATTTCCAGTGCGTGCGTGCGCGGGATCTGGCGCTGGAGCCGTACCGTCGACCCGCCGATCGGGAAGAGGCCGCGCTTGACCTCGAAGAGGCCGAATGTGGCGCCCTCCCCGGCGACGCGGATGTCCGTGCCCTGGAGGATCTCGGTGCCGCCGGCCACACAGTGGCCCTCCACAGCGGCTATCACGGGTTTGCGCGGGCGGTGATGGCGCAGCATCGCCTTCCAGTGAAGATCGGGGTCGGCCTTGAGCCGGTCCCGGTACTGCTGTCCTTCCATGCCGTTGCCCGCAAGGGCCTTCAGATCCATTCCGGCACAGAAGGAACCTCCGGCTCCGGTCAGCACGACGGAGCGGATCTCGTCGTCCTCGTCCGCCTCCAGCCAGCCGTCGTAGAGACCGACCAGCATCGGCAGCGAGAGCGCGTTCTTGGCCGCGGGCCTGTTCAGGGTGAGCACCAGCGTGGCGCCTTCGCGCTCCACGGTGAGGTGTTCGGTACCACCACGTCGTTCCATGCGCGGACCTCCCTCTCAAGACCTAGAACAGGTTGCAGTAGGCCGGGGTCCAGTTCAATAGTTTTCTGACAGACAGTCAGATTTCTTCTGCGGCAGCCCTTCCCAGTTCTCCCCACCGGCGCTCTAATGACCGCCGGGCCGAAGTTCGCCGGTGTCAGGAGGAACGGTGGAGTACAACCTTGCCGACCTGTTCGAGTCGGTCGTCGACGCGGT includes:
- a CDS encoding crotonase/enoyl-CoA hydratase family protein, whose product is MERRGGTEHLTVEREGATLVLTLNRPAAKNALSLPMLVGLYDGWLEADEDDEIRSVVLTGAGGSFCAGMDLKALAGNGMEGQQYRDRLKADPDLHWKAMLRHHRPRKPVIAAVEGHCVAGGTEILQGTDIRVAGEGATFGLFEVKRGLFPIGGSTVRLQRQIPRTHALEMLLTGRPYSAAEARDIGLVGHVVPDTTALDKALAIAEQINACGPLAVEAVKASVYETAEMTETEGLAAELVRGWPVFDTADAKEGARAFAEKRAPVYRRG